A genomic window from Phragmitibacter flavus includes:
- a CDS encoding DUF1501 domain-containing protein, which translates to MKAPLMLSVCPALVTLMVLVVAPPPVSVYDLHATMLNRLGIDHSRLSHKFQGLDARLTGVDGAKVIKKIMA; encoded by the coding sequence GTGAAGGCACCGCTCATGCTGAGCGTTTGCCCGGCTTTGGTCACGTTGATGGTGCTGGTGGTAGCCCCGCCACCGGTGAGCGTTTACGATCTGCACGCTACCATGCTAAATCGCCTTGGCATCGATCACAGCCGGCTGAGTCACAAATTTCAGGGCCTTGACGCCCGCCTCACCGGCGTGGACGGAGCAAAAGTAATCAAGAAGATCATGGCATAG
- a CDS encoding autotransporter-associated beta strand repeat-containing protein, which produces MSGAFTSGSGTGGWTFGGAGNLALSGAISNSGGTSVTKTGAGKLTLSNASNAYAGATTVTGGSLQVGSAGVGATGTGAVTVQNGGTLLGTGTVKGSSFTAQSGSTVHAGDSIGTSVAGGDILTPGSFGNLNFAPVSGGGNFDFQSGSMILLGINPGGVGDSLSFDGLSTVNLKLNGNMTVQADGYTPIGVDTFNLIEWVNVPLAEFDSRYSAASYSGYLYGNGDDNLGFDLPNISGSGYAWDISTFTTDGKIRTVLAVPEPSCSLLIFSGMLALAIRRRR; this is translated from the coding sequence ATGAGCGGTGCCTTCACCAGTGGCAGTGGCACGGGAGGCTGGACGTTCGGTGGCGCAGGCAATCTGGCCTTGTCGGGTGCCATCAGTAACAGTGGTGGAACCTCAGTCACCAAGACCGGCGCTGGTAAGCTGACGCTCTCCAACGCATCCAATGCCTATGCTGGAGCCACCACCGTGACCGGCGGGAGTCTTCAAGTCGGCAGTGCTGGCGTAGGTGCCACGGGCACCGGCGCGGTGACGGTCCAGAACGGCGGCACCCTTCTTGGCACAGGCACCGTGAAGGGCAGCAGCTTTACCGCGCAGAGTGGCTCCACCGTGCATGCTGGTGACTCGATTGGCACCTCAGTGGCAGGCGGGGACATCCTTACTCCGGGGAGCTTTGGCAATCTGAATTTTGCTCCAGTGTCAGGTGGCGGGAATTTTGATTTCCAGTCGGGCAGCATGATTCTCTTGGGGATCAATCCTGGCGGTGTTGGTGACTCGTTAAGTTTCGATGGTCTCTCAACGGTAAATTTGAAATTGAATGGCAACATGACCGTCCAGGCTGACGGCTATACCCCGATCGGTGTCGATACCTTCAATTTGATCGAGTGGGTTAATGTCCCGTTAGCAGAATTTGACTCACGCTACAGCGCCGCTTCCTACAGCGGATATCTCTATGGGAATGGTGACGACAATCTTGGTTTTGATCTCCCGAACATCAGCGGATCCGGCTATGCTTGGGACATAAGCACGTTTACCACTGATGGGAAAATTAGAACCGTGCTGGCGGTTCCAGAGCCCAGCTGCTCACTGCTCATTTTTTCCGGGATGTTGGCCCTGGCGATACGTCGTCGCCGGTAG